In Herbaspirillum seropedicae, a single window of DNA contains:
- the mdcG gene encoding malonate decarboxylase holo-[acyl-carrier-protein] synthase produces MTPAPRHHLLWLTEAAWTRLQTQSQDSREQAVLARWRQMRWPVVVRRAEADAGADELCAGIALPPDAQGNKPRLALRVQRAEVAASHAPYLLRDIAAARLHGLPQGWQAGMEALQQQMQAAGIALAVFGSLSWQAITAQAYVRSSSDIDLLFAPDSQAQLAQGLQLLARQAAMLPLDGEIVFPDGAAVSWKEWQQVMRKETKSDARVMVKRPAAVALEPVAQLLAALAAREGQACVV; encoded by the coding sequence ATGACGCCGGCGCCACGTCATCATCTGCTCTGGCTCACCGAGGCCGCCTGGACGCGCTTGCAGACGCAGTCCCAGGACAGCCGCGAGCAGGCGGTGCTGGCGCGCTGGCGGCAGATGCGCTGGCCGGTCGTGGTGCGCCGCGCCGAGGCTGATGCCGGTGCCGACGAACTCTGCGCCGGCATCGCCTTGCCGCCCGATGCGCAGGGCAACAAGCCGCGCCTGGCCTTGCGCGTGCAACGCGCCGAGGTAGCGGCCAGCCATGCTCCCTATCTGTTGCGCGATATTGCGGCGGCGCGACTGCACGGTCTGCCACAGGGCTGGCAGGCGGGCATGGAGGCGCTGCAGCAGCAGATGCAGGCGGCGGGCATTGCCTTGGCGGTGTTCGGTTCGCTGTCCTGGCAGGCCATCACCGCCCAGGCCTACGTGCGCAGCAGTTCCGATATCGACCTGCTGTTCGCGCCGGACAGCCAGGCGCAACTGGCGCAGGGGCTGCAGCTGCTGGCGCGGCAGGCGGCCATGCTGCCGCTGGATGGCGAGATCGTCTTCCCGGATGGCGCAGCGGTGTCGTGGAAGGAATGGCAACAGGTGATGCGCAAGGAGACGAAGAGCGACGCCAGGGTGATGGTCAAGCGGCCTGCGGCTGTGGCGCTGGAACCGGTGGCGCAACTCCTGGCTGCCTTGGCCGCCAGGGAAGGGCAGGCATGCGTCGTCTGA
- the mdcE gene encoding biotin-independent malonate decarboxylase subunit gamma, translating into MTATPTPGQVDWRALAQTLFPQGHQITESEHFLSGTAQVDGHTVTVVGTTGHTPIGIEIALAQATAILDTVRNHPGRAIVILVDTQGQRLRHRDEMLGINSYMAHLGKCVELARRQGHRVIGLVYDQALSGGFITSGLIADACYALPDATIRVMGLPAMARITKVPEERLTELAKSNPVFAPGPENYLRMGGVAEIWSGDLAQAMRQALASADNADVRAALGRARGGRQWAQRVIDAVAHDAPLNG; encoded by the coding sequence ATGACCGCAACCCCGACTCCCGGCCAGGTGGACTGGCGCGCATTGGCGCAGACCTTGTTCCCGCAGGGCCACCAGATCACTGAATCAGAGCATTTCCTTTCCGGTACCGCCCAGGTCGATGGCCACACCGTCACCGTGGTCGGCACCACCGGCCACACGCCCATCGGCATCGAGATTGCGCTGGCGCAGGCCACCGCCATCCTGGACACCGTGCGCAACCATCCGGGCCGCGCCATCGTCATCCTGGTCGATACGCAAGGCCAGCGCCTGCGCCACCGCGATGAAATGCTCGGCATCAACAGCTACATGGCGCACCTGGGCAAGTGTGTTGAACTGGCGCGCCGCCAGGGCCATCGCGTCATTGGCCTGGTCTATGACCAGGCCTTGTCGGGCGGCTTCATCACCAGCGGCCTGATTGCCGACGCCTGCTACGCCTTGCCCGACGCCACCATTCGCGTCATGGGCCTGCCGGCGATGGCGCGCATCACCAAGGTGCCCGAAGAACGCCTCACCGAACTGGCCAAGAGCAACCCGGTCTTCGCGCCGGGTCCGGAAAACTACCTGCGCATGGGCGGCGTGGCCGAGATCTGGAGCGGCGACCTGGCCCAGGCCATGCGCCAGGCGCTGGCGAGCGCGGACAATGCCGATGTGCGGGCCGCGCTGGGTCGTGCGCGCGGCGGGCGTCAATGGGCGCAGCGCGTGATCGACGCCGTGGCCCACGATGCACCCTTGAACGGGTGA
- a CDS encoding biotin-independent malonate decarboxylase subunit beta, with protein sequence MSASYLEATARERILAVLDAGSFEELLPPAQRVVSPHLGQLDAPVSFDDGVIIGAGRLDGQAVMAAAQEGGFMGGAVGEVHGAKLVGLLRRAVVKQAAGVILLLETGGVRLHEANAGLIAVSEVMRAVLETRAAGIPVIVLVGGANGCFGGMGIVARCANTVIMSEEGRLAMSGPEVIETANGVEEFDSRDRALVWRTTGGKHRYLIGDCQQLVSDDTAAFRAAAIAALAQVSAPQLTLAALEAEQEMLRRRIATFGLADDPMDIWAELGVPRPDSVPMLEADAFTAMAQAHRITSPA encoded by the coding sequence ATGAGCGCGAGCTATCTGGAAGCCACGGCGCGCGAGCGCATCCTGGCCGTGCTGGACGCCGGCAGCTTCGAGGAACTGTTGCCGCCGGCCCAGCGTGTGGTCAGTCCGCACCTGGGCCAGCTGGATGCGCCGGTGTCCTTCGATGACGGCGTCATCATCGGCGCAGGCCGGCTCGATGGCCAGGCCGTGATGGCCGCCGCGCAAGAGGGCGGCTTCATGGGCGGAGCCGTGGGCGAGGTGCATGGGGCCAAGCTGGTGGGGCTGCTCAGGCGCGCCGTGGTCAAACAGGCGGCCGGCGTGATCCTGCTGCTGGAAACCGGCGGCGTGCGCCTGCATGAAGCCAATGCCGGCCTCATCGCCGTCTCCGAAGTCATGCGCGCCGTGCTGGAAACACGGGCTGCCGGCATTCCCGTGATCGTGCTGGTGGGCGGCGCCAATGGCTGCTTCGGCGGCATGGGCATCGTGGCGCGCTGCGCCAATACCGTGATCATGTCCGAGGAAGGGCGGCTGGCCATGTCCGGCCCCGAAGTGATCGAGACCGCCAATGGCGTGGAAGAATTCGACTCGCGCGACCGCGCCCTGGTCTGGCGCACCACCGGTGGCAAGCACCGCTACCTGATCGGCGATTGCCAGCAACTGGTCAGCGACGATACAGCAGCCTTCCGGGCCGCCGCCATCGCGGCGCTGGCGCAGGTGAGCGCGCCGCAACTGACGCTGGCCGCGCTGGAAGCCGAACAGGAAATGCTGCGCCGTCGCATCGCCACCTTCGGCCTGGCCGACGACCCCATGGATATCTGGGCCGAACTGGGCGTGCCCCGTCCGGACAGCGTGCCGATGCTGGAGGCCGACGCCTTCACGGCAATGGCCCAGGCCCATCGCATCACATCGCCCGCCTGA
- the mdcC gene encoding malonate decarboxylase acyl carrier protein yields the protein METLTFRFEHGQRRLKAAPELVGVVSSGNLEVLIENAALDGACAIEVKTAARGFGAIWEAVMRDFQQRWQLADARISINDMGATPAVVSLRLDQAVEAMVEEGQ from the coding sequence ATGGAAACTTTGACTTTTCGCTTCGAGCACGGCCAGCGCCGCCTCAAGGCCGCGCCTGAACTGGTCGGCGTGGTCAGCTCCGGCAACCTGGAAGTGCTGATCGAGAATGCGGCCTTGGACGGCGCCTGCGCCATCGAGGTGAAGACAGCGGCACGCGGTTTCGGCGCCATCTGGGAAGCCGTGATGCGCGACTTCCAGCAGCGCTGGCAACTGGCCGATGCCCGCATCTCCATCAACGACATGGGCGCCACGCCTGCCGTGGTCAGCCTGCGCCTGGACCAGGCCGTGGAAGCCATGGTGGAGGAGGGCCAATGA
- the mdcA gene encoding malonate decarboxylase subunit alpha, producing MSSSERVWNARQKNREQRLARATAVLGSQLQGKIAPADKLADLLYAVLENGDRVCVEGNNQKQADFLAKGLAALDPARVNGLHMLFSVLALPEHLDVFEKGIADRLDFSFSGPQAGRLAKLASAGKLNIGAIHTYLELFGRYFVDLTPRVALVAAQAADRHGNLYTGPNTEDTPAIAEATAFSSGIVIAQVNEIVDELPRVDIPADWVGFAIKAPTPHYIEPLFTRDPAQISEIQVLMAMMAIKGIYAEYGVQRLNHGIGFDTAAIELILPTYAESLGLRGKICKHWALNPHPALIPAIEAGFVESVHSFGSELGMEDYIRARPDIFFVGPDGSMRSNRAFSQTAGHYGCDMFIGSTLQIDLQGNSSTATLGRIAGFGGAPNMGADARGRRHASEAWLKAGQQARAGRHTIPRGQKLVVQTVETFREHMQPAFVERLDAWQLGEQAKMPIPPVMIYGDDVTHILTEEGIANLLLCRTEEEREQAIRGVAGYTAVGMGRDRRMVENLRDRGIIRRAEDLGIDKRMATRDLLAAKNMKDLVRASGGLYNPPKRFRNW from the coding sequence ATGAGTAGCAGCGAACGCGTGTGGAATGCGCGCCAGAAGAACCGTGAACAGCGGCTGGCGCGCGCCACCGCCGTATTGGGCAGCCAGTTGCAGGGCAAGATCGCGCCTGCCGACAAACTGGCGGACCTGCTCTATGCGGTGCTGGAAAACGGCGACCGGGTCTGCGTCGAGGGCAACAACCAGAAGCAGGCCGATTTCCTGGCCAAGGGACTGGCGGCGCTCGACCCGGCACGGGTCAATGGCTTGCACATGCTGTTCTCGGTGCTGGCCCTGCCGGAACATCTGGACGTGTTCGAGAAGGGCATTGCCGACCGGCTGGACTTTTCCTTCTCCGGTCCCCAGGCCGGCCGCTTGGCCAAGCTGGCCTCGGCCGGCAAGCTCAACATCGGCGCCATCCATACCTACCTGGAATTGTTCGGGCGCTACTTCGTCGACCTGACCCCGCGCGTGGCGCTGGTGGCCGCCCAGGCCGCCGACCGCCACGGCAACCTCTACACCGGCCCCAACACCGAAGATACGCCCGCCATTGCCGAAGCCACGGCCTTCTCCAGCGGCATCGTGATTGCCCAGGTCAACGAGATCGTCGATGAACTGCCGCGCGTGGACATCCCGGCTGACTGGGTGGGCTTTGCCATCAAGGCGCCCACCCCGCATTACATCGAACCGCTGTTCACCCGCGACCCGGCGCAGATCTCCGAAATCCAGGTGCTCATGGCGATGATGGCCATCAAGGGCATCTATGCCGAATACGGGGTGCAGCGCCTGAACCACGGCATCGGTTTCGATACCGCCGCCATCGAGCTGATCCTGCCGACCTATGCCGAATCGCTCGGCCTGCGCGGCAAGATCTGCAAGCACTGGGCGCTCAACCCGCATCCGGCCTTGATTCCCGCCATCGAAGCCGGGTTTGTGGAATCGGTGCATTCCTTTGGTTCCGAACTGGGCATGGAAGACTATATCCGCGCCCGGCCGGACATCTTCTTCGTCGGCCCCGATGGCTCCATGCGCAGCAACCGTGCTTTCTCGCAGACCGCCGGCCACTATGGCTGCGACATGTTCATCGGCTCGACCCTGCAGATCGACTTGCAGGGCAATTCCTCCACGGCCACGCTGGGCCGCATCGCCGGGTTCGGCGGCGCGCCCAACATGGGGGCGGACGCCCGCGGACGCCGCCATGCCAGCGAGGCCTGGCTCAAGGCCGGCCAGCAGGCCAGGGCAGGGCGTCATACCATCCCGCGTGGGCAGAAACTGGTGGTGCAGACGGTGGAGACCTTCCGCGAGCACATGCAGCCGGCCTTCGTCGAAAGACTCGATGCCTGGCAACTGGGCGAACAGGCCAAGATGCCGATTCCGCCGGTGATGATCTATGGCGACGATGTCACCCACATCCTCACCGAAGAGGGCATCGCCAACCTGCTGCTGTGCCGTACCGAAGAAGAGCGCGAGCAAGCCATCCGTGGCGTGGCCGGTTATACGGCGGTGGGCATGGGTCGCGACCGTCGCATGGTGGAAAACCTGCGCGACCGTGGCATCATCCGCCGCGCCGAAGACCTGGGCATCGACAAGCGCATGGCCACCCGCGACCTGCTGGCGGCCAAGAACATGAAGGACCTGGTGCGGGCCTCCGGCGGGCTGTACAACCCGCCCAAGCGCTTCCGCAACTGGTAA
- a CDS encoding TRAP transporter large permease, which translates to MSPLTLGVLYGVVTIVVMCSGMPIAFALGVVATGFMYFFMPESSLDTITQNVYEEIASITLLSIPLFILKGAAIGKSPAGKDLYSAIHAWLNKVPGGLGIANVFACALFAAMAGSSPATCSAIGSAGIPEMRRRGYSPGFAAGIIAAGGTLGILLPPSITMILYAVAAEQSLGRLFLAGIGPGVLLVLLFAGYAVYRARKEYRLAHAVYSAGGAKSAYLDDEHFTLAQKVEMLPRVLPFLILLIGVMVALYGGLATPSETAGLGALLALVLIAVVYRIYKPREIAPFLSSTIKESGMLLLIIGMSLLYSYVMSYLHISQSAAQWVVDLHLSKWLLLAVILGMVIVLGFFLPPVSIILMTAPIILPPLKAAGFDLIWFGIVMTVVMEMGLIHPPVGLNLFVIKNIAPDIALGDVIKGTIPFLALMFLAVLLLCMFPGIATLLPDLLMGAK; encoded by the coding sequence ATGAGTCCGCTGACCCTGGGTGTGCTCTATGGCGTGGTCACCATCGTGGTGATGTGTTCGGGGATGCCGATCGCTTTCGCGCTGGGCGTGGTGGCGACCGGCTTCATGTATTTCTTCATGCCGGAATCGTCGCTGGACACCATCACGCAGAACGTCTACGAAGAAATCGCTTCCATCACGCTGCTGTCCATTCCGCTGTTCATCCTCAAGGGGGCGGCCATCGGCAAATCCCCTGCGGGCAAGGACTTGTATTCGGCCATCCACGCCTGGTTGAACAAGGTGCCGGGCGGGCTGGGCATTGCCAACGTGTTTGCCTGCGCGCTGTTTGCGGCCATGGCCGGCTCGTCGCCGGCGACCTGCTCGGCCATCGGTTCGGCGGGCATTCCGGAGATGCGCCGACGAGGCTACTCGCCCGGGTTTGCCGCCGGCATCATCGCTGCCGGCGGTACCCTTGGCATTTTGCTGCCGCCCTCGATCACCATGATCCTGTATGCGGTGGCGGCCGAGCAGTCGCTGGGCCGCCTGTTCCTGGCCGGCATCGGGCCGGGCGTGCTGCTGGTGCTCCTGTTTGCCGGCTATGCCGTCTACCGCGCCCGCAAGGAATACAGGCTGGCGCATGCGGTCTATAGCGCCGGCGGCGCCAAGTCGGCCTATCTGGATGACGAGCATTTCACGCTGGCGCAGAAGGTGGAAATGCTGCCCCGCGTGCTGCCTTTCCTGATCCTCCTGATCGGCGTGATGGTGGCGCTCTATGGCGGCCTGGCCACGCCGTCCGAGACCGCCGGCCTGGGCGCGTTGCTGGCGCTGGTCTTGATCGCGGTGGTCTATCGCATCTACAAGCCGCGTGAGATCGCGCCCTTCCTCAGTTCCACCATCAAGGAATCAGGCATGCTGCTGTTGATCATCGGCATGTCGCTGCTGTATTCCTATGTGATGAGCTACCTGCACATCAGCCAGTCGGCGGCGCAGTGGGTGGTCGACCTGCACCTGTCGAAATGGCTGCTGCTGGCGGTGATCCTGGGCATGGTGATCGTGCTGGGCTTCTTCCTGCCGCCGGTGTCGATCATCCTCATGACCGCGCCCATCATCCTGCCGCCACTCAAGGCCGCAGGCTTCGACCTGATCTGGTTCGGCATCGTCATGACCGTGGTCATGGAGATGGGGCTGATCCATCCGCCGGTGGGACTGAACCTGTTCGTGATCAAGAACATCGCCCCCGATATCGCACTGGGCGATGTCATCAAGGGGACGATTCCTTTCCTGGCGCTGATGTTCCTGGCGGTCCTGCTCCTGTGCATGTTCCCCGGCATCGCGACCTTATTGCCTGATCTGTTGATGGGAGCCAAGTAA
- a CDS encoding TRAP transporter small permease: protein MSHGFEMPGAAATRPEVPASAPVAWLGAFLRGYHRVAVFLGMIALLVTSCILTYSVVVRYFFHQPTDWQDEASVFMLVGVIFLCSAYVQSLRGHIGIEALAGMLSPLANRVRMFIVDVVSLLFCAFFTWKSWALFHEAWVEGQTTSSTFAPPLWIPYSLMALGMTMLTLQLLVQVLVRITGTVPATPAGGAQ from the coding sequence ATGAGTCATGGCTTCGAGATGCCCGGCGCGGCAGCGACGCGCCCCGAAGTGCCGGCCAGCGCCCCAGTGGCCTGGCTGGGGGCCTTCCTGCGGGGCTACCATCGGGTGGCCGTGTTCCTGGGCATGATTGCGCTCCTGGTCACATCCTGCATCCTCACCTATTCGGTGGTGGTGCGTTACTTCTTCCATCAGCCCACCGACTGGCAGGATGAAGCCTCGGTGTTCATGCTGGTGGGCGTGATCTTCCTGTGCTCGGCCTATGTGCAGTCGCTGCGCGGTCATATCGGTATCGAGGCGCTGGCGGGCATGCTCTCGCCGCTGGCCAACCGGGTGCGCATGTTCATCGTGGATGTGGTGTCCTTGCTCTTCTGCGCCTTCTTCACCTGGAAATCGTGGGCGCTGTTCCATGAAGCCTGGGTGGAAGGACAGACCACTTCCTCGACCTTCGCGCCGCCGCTGTGGATCCCGTATTCGCTGATGGCGCTGGGCATGACCATGCTCACGCTGCAATTGCTGGTGCAGGTGCTGGTGCGCATCACCGGCACCGTACCCGCAACGCCGGCGGGAGGTGCGCAATGA
- the dctP gene encoding TRAP transporter substrate-binding protein DctP, with protein MSAFTRRQFLGTLAAAPLASAVPSVWAQTASLKISHQFPGGTLTEGDFRDRLVRMFAQQVSERTKGALKFEIYPGSSLMKTNAQFSAMRKGALDMSLVPLNYAGGEVPETNIGLMPGLVTSYQQGAAWKNAEVGKELARVLAEKGVIIVSWIWQAGGVASRGKPIVDPSDAKGMKVRGGSREMDLILKEAGAAVVTLPSNEIYAAMQTGAMDAAMTSSTSFMSFRLEEVAKALTTGRDKAYWYMFEPLMISKAVFERLPKDQQSVIMAVGAEMEQFATKAAQADDIAVAQVYQKAGAKVVDLNAEVVKKWQDIARNTAWKDFAARNANCAKLLALAEKTL; from the coding sequence ATGAGCGCATTCACCCGTCGTCAGTTTCTTGGCACCCTCGCAGCAGCCCCATTGGCCAGCGCCGTTCCCTCGGTCTGGGCGCAAACGGCCAGCCTGAAGATTTCGCACCAGTTCCCCGGCGGCACCCTGACAGAAGGCGACTTCCGCGACCGCCTGGTGCGCATGTTTGCCCAGCAGGTCAGCGAACGCACCAAGGGCGCCTTGAAGTTCGAGATCTACCCCGGTTCATCCCTGATGAAGACCAATGCCCAGTTCTCGGCCATGCGCAAGGGCGCGCTGGACATGTCGCTGGTGCCGCTGAACTACGCCGGCGGCGAAGTGCCCGAAACCAATATCGGCCTCATGCCCGGCCTGGTGACGTCCTACCAGCAAGGCGCGGCCTGGAAGAATGCCGAAGTCGGCAAGGAGCTGGCCCGCGTACTGGCCGAGAAGGGCGTGATCATCGTCAGCTGGATCTGGCAGGCCGGCGGCGTGGCCTCGCGCGGCAAGCCCATCGTCGATCCGTCTGACGCCAAGGGCATGAAGGTGCGCGGCGGCTCGCGCGAGATGGACCTGATCTTGAAGGAAGCGGGCGCCGCCGTGGTCACGCTGCCCTCCAATGAAATCTACGCCGCCATGCAGACTGGCGCGATGGATGCGGCGATGACCTCGTCGACTTCCTTCATGTCCTTCCGCCTGGAAGAAGTCGCCAAGGCCCTCACCACGGGGCGCGACAAGGCCTACTGGTACATGTTCGAACCGCTGATGATCTCCAAGGCCGTCTTCGAGCGCCTGCCCAAGGACCAGCAGTCCGTCATCATGGCCGTGGGCGCCGAGATGGAACAGTTCGCCACCAAGGCCGCCCAGGCCGATGACATCGCCGTGGCCCAGGTCTACCAGAAGGCCGGCGCCAAGGTGGTGGACCTGAATGCCGAGGTCGTCAAGAAGTGGCAGGACATCGCCCGCAACACCGCCTGGAAGGACTTCGCGGCGCGCAACGCCAATTGCGCCAAGCTGCTGGCCCTGGCGGAGAAGACCTTATGA
- a CDS encoding GntR family transcriptional regulator, which yields MDTPKTRAEALRESIEELIAVSKLSPGQHLDETSLAEEFGVSRTPIREALIQLASMGIVEMRPRRGAIVAEIGPQQLIEMFEVMAEFEAMCGRLAARRMTPAEHAELLAAHQACQAARDANDPDAYFYLNEAFHDHIYAGSHNGFLADQARALHRRLRPYRRLQLRVRDRLKSSFDEHQAVVDAIISGDAEKTVDLLREHIMIQGQRFADLVASLHQLKSAA from the coding sequence ATGGATACGCCAAAAACCCGCGCTGAAGCGCTCCGCGAGTCAATCGAAGAACTTATCGCTGTCAGCAAGCTGTCGCCCGGCCAGCACCTGGATGAGACATCGCTGGCCGAGGAATTCGGTGTCTCGCGCACCCCCATCCGCGAGGCGCTGATCCAGCTGGCCTCGATGGGCATCGTCGAGATGCGCCCGCGCCGGGGCGCCATCGTGGCCGAGATCGGCCCGCAACAGCTCATTGAAATGTTTGAAGTGATGGCCGAGTTCGAGGCCATGTGCGGCCGCCTGGCGGCGCGCCGGATGACGCCGGCCGAGCATGCCGAGCTGCTGGCGGCGCACCAGGCCTGCCAGGCGGCGCGCGACGCCAATGATCCGGATGCCTATTTCTATCTCAACGAAGCCTTCCACGACCATATCTACGCTGGCAGCCACAATGGCTTCCTGGCCGATCAGGCGCGCGCCCTGCACCGCCGCCTGCGGCCCTATCGGCGACTGCAGCTGCGGGTGCGGGACAGGCTCAAGAGCTCCTTCGACGAACACCAGGCAGTGGTCGACGCCATCATCTCCGGCGACGCCGAGAAGACCGTGGACCTGCTGCGCGAGCACATCATGATCCAGGGGCAGCGCTTTGCCGACCTGGTGGCCTCGCTGCATCAGCTGAAATCGGCCGCCTAA
- a CDS encoding pseudouridine synthase, protein MRPTPTLPMREGLSPSYLWLQPGPWRTMLSFLAERFTAVPEPVWRERLLRGEVRNQHGEALQPDTPYRSGDCIFYYRELPQGEARIPVEEKILHLDDHLLVADKPHFLPVIPTGRFVQETLLVRLKKATGLQDLVPIHRLDRETAGVIVFSHQPASRGKYQSMFQQRAMFKVYEAIAPLRSDLELPRVHRSRVEEIPEQFFKMHEAEGAPNSETHISLIEARGALGLYRLEPVTGRRHQLRVHMAALGIPILNDLFYPEAVPVGVADDLDKPLKLLARSLFFIDPLDGSERHFSSERNL, encoded by the coding sequence ATGAGGCCGACCCCGACCCTGCCCATGCGCGAGGGGCTGTCACCCAGCTATCTGTGGCTGCAGCCGGGGCCATGGCGCACTATGCTGTCTTTCCTGGCCGAGCGCTTTACCGCCGTGCCGGAGCCGGTCTGGCGCGAACGCCTGCTGCGTGGAGAAGTGCGCAACCAGCATGGGGAAGCGTTGCAGCCTGATACGCCCTACCGCAGCGGCGACTGCATCTTCTACTATCGCGAACTGCCGCAGGGCGAAGCGCGCATACCCGTGGAAGAGAAGATCCTGCATCTGGATGATCACCTGCTGGTGGCCGACAAACCGCACTTCCTGCCGGTGATCCCGACCGGGCGCTTCGTGCAGGAGACGCTGCTGGTGCGCCTGAAGAAAGCCACCGGCCTGCAAGACCTGGTGCCCATCCACCGCCTGGACCGCGAGACGGCCGGGGTGATCGTCTTCTCCCACCAGCCGGCCAGCCGTGGCAAGTACCAGTCGATGTTCCAGCAGCGCGCCATGTTCAAGGTCTATGAAGCCATTGCCCCGCTGCGCAGCGATCTCGAGCTGCCGCGCGTGCATCGCAGCCGGGTGGAGGAGATTCCCGAGCAGTTCTTCAAGATGCATGAAGCCGAGGGCGCGCCCAATTCCGAGACCCATATCTCGCTCATCGAGGCTCGTGGCGCGCTGGGCCTGTACCGGCTGGAACCGGTCACCGGGCGGCGTCACCAGTTGCGGGTACACATGGCTGCGCTGGGCATCCCCATCCTCAATGACCTGTTCTATCCGGAGGCGGTGCCGGTCGGCGTGGCCGATGACCTGGACAAGCCGCTCAAGCTGCTGGCCCGGTCACTGTTCTTCATCGATCCGCTCGATGGCAGCGAACGTCACTTCAGCAGTGAACGCAATCTTTGA
- a CDS encoding type II toxin-antitoxin system HipA family toxin yields the protein MSMLRSLRIRLGQTEVGSLFALDDGRCYFRFDDAYALQGPQRPVLSQLYSASTEERTRAQLLDPTLAANRGDGRGGLPPFFQNLLPEGQLRKHLVQRAGLAPDDEFGLLAYCGRDLPGDVSASAEELDERGLGRLLGQGHDSYEMSSGQLPVPGGESLSGVQPKLALVREAGGRYVMRSKDSHGSHFIAKLPATDYPNMPQVEFSSLTLAAAAGVHTCRFSLEPLSAIAEHLPFGLRNDASRFLLVQRFDRDAPTPTGRLHMEDFAQVTGTAPGAKYVGSYAAIGVVLLERSTRGVEDVYELLRRIKVNELLGNFDAHLKNFSLLYHTPQAAALSPAYDIVAYAAYVGGDGHALAFVPGQKGKQLLTPAILRQLANLWRIPEPKLQAVLVDTVERAMTQWPALIASLPLTDAQRTRLLSHLDANASVLAWRRRAARKAATAGGEGA from the coding sequence ATGAGCATGTTGCGTTCCCTGCGCATACGCCTGGGCCAGACCGAGGTCGGTTCGCTGTTTGCCCTCGACGATGGACGTTGCTATTTCCGTTTCGATGACGCCTATGCCCTGCAAGGTCCGCAACGGCCCGTCCTGTCCCAGCTCTACAGCGCCTCTACCGAAGAACGCACTCGCGCCCAGTTGCTCGATCCTACCCTGGCGGCCAACCGGGGTGATGGTCGCGGCGGCTTGCCACCGTTCTTCCAGAACCTGTTGCCGGAAGGGCAACTGCGCAAGCATCTGGTGCAGCGCGCAGGCCTGGCGCCGGATGATGAATTCGGCCTGCTGGCCTATTGCGGGCGCGACTTGCCCGGCGATGTCTCGGCCAGCGCCGAAGAGCTCGATGAACGTGGACTGGGGCGCCTGCTGGGCCAGGGACATGACAGCTACGAGATGAGTTCGGGCCAGTTGCCGGTGCCGGGCGGGGAATCACTCTCGGGGGTGCAGCCCAAGCTGGCCCTGGTCAGGGAAGCGGGAGGACGCTACGTCATGCGTTCCAAGGACAGCCACGGCAGCCACTTCATCGCCAAGCTGCCGGCCACCGATTATCCCAACATGCCGCAGGTCGAATTTTCCTCGCTCACGCTGGCGGCGGCGGCGGGTGTCCATACCTGCCGCTTCAGCCTGGAGCCGCTCTCAGCCATTGCGGAGCATCTGCCGTTCGGCTTGCGCAATGACGCCAGCCGCTTTCTGCTGGTGCAACGTTTCGACCGCGACGCGCCCACGCCCACGGGCCGGCTGCACATGGAGGATTTCGCCCAGGTCACCGGCACCGCGCCAGGAGCCAAGTATGTGGGCAGCTATGCCGCCATCGGGGTAGTGCTGCTGGAACGCAGTACGCGCGGGGTGGAGGATGTGTATGAATTGCTGCGGCGGATCAAGGTCAACGAGCTGCTCGGCAATTTCGACGCCCATCTGAAGAACTTCAGCCTGCTCTATCACACGCCCCAGGCCGCCGCCTTGTCGCCGGCCTATGACATCGTGGCCTACGCCGCCTATGTGGGCGGTGATGGCCATGCCCTGGCCTTCGTGCCGGGCCAGAAGGGCAAGCAATTGCTCACCCCCGCCATCCTGCGCCAATTGGCCAATCTGTGGCGCATCCCGGAACCGAAGTTGCAGGCCGTCCTGGTGGACACGGTGGAGCGCGCCATGACGCAATGGCCGGCCTTGATCGCCAGCCTGCCATTGACCGACGCCCAGCGCACGCGGCTGCTGAGTCACCTGGACGCCAACGCCAGCGTACTCGCCTGGCGTCGCCGCGCCGCCCGCAAAGCTGCCACCGCCGGCGGGGAGGGCGCATGA
- a CDS encoding helix-turn-helix domain-containing protein produces MTNLQDIGQRIRSARKARGLTAVELAERAGMHRNTLLALETGRGNTELVKLLALCSELELDLLVLPRQAAALRAADSQGAGGQTELGERLQALMGEGGRP; encoded by the coding sequence ATGACCAATCTGCAAGACATCGGCCAACGCATCCGCAGCGCCCGCAAGGCGCGCGGACTGACGGCTGTCGAGCTGGCCGAACGCGCCGGCATGCATCGCAATACCTTGCTGGCGCTGGAAACCGGGCGCGGCAATACCGAACTGGTCAAGCTGCTGGCCCTGTGCAGCGAACTGGAGCTGGACCTGCTGGTGCTGCCGCGCCAGGCCGCAGCCTTGCGTGCGGCCGACAGCCAGGGCGCAGGCGGGCAGACCGAGCTGGGTGAGCGCCTGCAAGCGCTGATGGGTGAGGGAGGCCGGCCATGA